A region from the Oncorhynchus clarkii lewisi isolate Uvic-CL-2024 chromosome 8, UVic_Ocla_1.0, whole genome shotgun sequence genome encodes:
- the LOC139415530 gene encoding T cell activation RhoGTPase activating protein b: MKVLSNSITAKTLTGSGMDPFIEFPLDGGTKISTLPRELCNAKATQPIEKGGNSKRSISILRKLKRSSTLNSMSSCPDTDSKSQLFGQPLSKICPEDGMLPKPITEILVLLWKKGPSTEGVFRTTCNHKTLKAIREMLNSGTDVEMDALPVVLLVGLFKSFLNELPGRLLVSELFETWMKALESEDVHQRGLQLKRVVDKLPGLNILLLRNLLCVFHHITKSGHANMMDANNLAVCIAPTLLRKDDMSLDVQTVDKVVELTKFLIEHCSEIFGKDILSLLGDPDEDSSESVLSQRHDSAYDSTDPDSEGDSMGSMQGEGESGSSSPSLLSACGMERGTVPSCPTNAIFHSFTNKTPFNRRCSEPIIFPSAGKRNLARSHDDFSVEGRDFEEQPLKKQISNDSFLLPGHGAATRPAATLSLPKLCGSHPSCSSSCSLESTTSNASEGSVFTSSPLASPGCPRRAQSTHPRADTVEVAKRRTQSMKVNSKAPMTTNNLGSFARISLKKGHLQKEKPFPCGTLQEDSQSEAEAPLRQKHPLSAMEAFQQVDSRLPLQPPSYEQAVQSVAQLTLSHYGSMTVKAAAATLSRNSRPASMNANFMYSCTVNQYTDCFFQGTDSDDVTAVQQHSGGFRQRAMSESVSRARHETMSHHETVSRRCSQPVFEEFSYAKESYV, encoded by the exons ATGAAGGTGCTGAGCAACAGTATCACA gCTAAAACTCTAACAGGAAGTGGCATGGACCCGTTTATCGAGTTTCCCCTTGAT GGCGGCACAAAGATCTCCACCCTGCCCAGGGAGTTGTGTAACGCAAAAGCAACGCAGCCCATTG AAAAGGGCGGCAACAGTAAGAGAAGCATCAGCATCTTGAGGAAATTGAAGAGGAGTTCCACCCTCAACAGCATGTCCTCCTGTCCAGACACAGACTCCAAGAGCCAACTGTTTGGACAGCCTCTCTCCAAGATCTGCCCAGAGGATGGGATGCTTCCCAAGCCCATCACA gAGATATTGGTGCTTCTATGGAAGAAAGGCCCCTCCACAGAGGGGGTGTTCAGGACGACATGCAACCATAAGACCCTGAAGGCCATCAGGGAGATGCTCAACAGTGGGACGGACGTGGAGATGGATGCCCTGCCCGTGGTTCTCCTGGTGGGTCTATTCAAG AGTTTTCTGAACGAGCTCCCGGGACGTCTGCTAGTGTCGGAGCTGTTTGAGACCTGGATGAAGGCCCTCGAGAGTGAGGATGTCCACCAGAGAGGCTTGCAGCTCAAGAG ggTGGTTGACAAGCTACCAGGGCTCAACATCCTGCTGCTGCGGAACCTTCTGTGTGTGTTCCACCACATCACGAAGAGCGGGCATGCCAACATGATGGACGCCAATAATTTGGCTGTGTGCATCGCTCCCACTCTGCTGCGGAAGGACGACATGTCCTTAGACGTGCAGACCGTGGACAAG GTGGTAGAGCTGACAAAGTTCCTGATAGAGCATTGCAGTGAGATCTTTGGAAAAGACATCCTGAGCCTTTTGGGAGATCCTGATGAAGATAGCTCAG AATCTGTGTTGTCACAGCGGCACGACTCTGCATATGACAGCACTGACCCGGACTCTGAGGGGGACAGCATGGGGTCCatgcagggagagggggaaagtggCAGCTCGTCCCCATCTCTGCTCTCCGCGTGCGGGATGGAACGTGGCACTGTCCCCTCCTGCCCTACCAATGCCATCTTCCACTCCTTCACCAACAAGACACCCTTTAACCGCCGCTGCTCAGAGCCAATCATCTTCCCCTCTGCTGGGAAAAGGAACCTGGCCCGTAGCCATGACGACTTCTCCGTGGAGGGCCGGGACTTTGAGGAGCAGCCACTCAAAAAGCAGATCTCTAATGACTCCTTCCTGCTCCCGGGGCATGGTGCCGCTACCAGGCCTGCCGCCACGCTGTCCCTTCCCAAACTCTGCGGCAGCCATCCGTCATGCTCGTCATCCTGCTCCCTGGAGAGCACCACCTCCAATGCATCGGAGGGTTCTGTGTTTACCAGCTCGCCGCTGGCCTCCCCGGGCTGCCCACGCAGGGCCCAGTCCACACATCCGAGGGCGGACACGGTGGAAGTGGCCAAGCGACGCACCCAGTCCATGAAGGTGAACAGCAAAGCCCCGATGACGACCAATAACCTGGGATCCTTCGCTCGAATCAGTCTGAAGAAAGGCCACCTCCAGAAGGAGAAACCTTTCCCCTGTGGAACCCTCCAGGAGGACTCCCAGAGTGAGGCCGAGGCTCCTCTCAGGCAGAAGCATCCCCTGTCTGCCATGGAGGCCTTCCAGCAGGTGGATAGCAGACTGCCATTGCAGCCCCCCTCGTACGAGCAGGCAGTCCAGAGTGTGGCTCAGCTCACCCTGTCACATTACGGCTCCATGACTGTCAAGGCCGCAGCCGCCACTCTTAGCAGGAATTCCCGCCCAGCTTCTATGAACGCAAACTTCATGTACTCCTGTACCGTCAATCAATACACAGACTGCTTCTTTCAGGGGACAGACAGTGATGATGTCACTGCAGTCCAACAACATTCCGGAGGGTTCCGCCAGCGAGCGATGTCTGAGTCTGTGTCAAGAGCACGCCATGAGACCATGTCACACCATGAGACTGTGTCACGGAGGTGCAGCCAGCCCGTATTCGAGGAGTTTTCTTACGCCAAGGAGTCCTACGTTTAA